Proteins found in one Parasteatoda tepidariorum isolate YZ-2023 chromosome 7, CAS_Ptep_4.0, whole genome shotgun sequence genomic segment:
- the LOC107445081 gene encoding SEC14-like protein 2 isoform X2, whose product MTWLEQLSTEEQNAIEELKRRTIHDLTPKLLEDPSLFYRFLKARNFNIKNAESMLRKHISFRKEYGIDTILEDYKPPEVLVKYTPSNFFGFDKDGSPVRYVTIAAADIKGFLNSVKKADIIKYNVHLIEQDMLMCKQQSEKLGKLVTTVVYIDDFKDLTFAKATNKDAIDLMKLGATIYQDNYPERIKSIYCINSSIYFTMIFSIVKMVVAPAVIEKIHVHGTEGWKEALLGVIDGKELPAFLGGERTDPDGDPLCKTVICHGGDVPEHYYLKKSKKTLYLEPGVKKLHVTRFSSANITFEITVPDSTLEWDFETKSRDIGFALYYKDKRWNSEKLVELVPKQRIDTGFEPESGVYRCEKAGTYIMMFDNSYSWIYPKEIYYRATVLPPDKDSSQLHSS is encoded by the exons ATGACTTGGCTGGAACAACTTAGTACTGAAGAACAAAATGCCATCGAAgag ttgaaaagaCGGACTATTCATGATTTGACACCCAAATTATTAGAAGATCCAAGCTTGTTTTATCGCTTTTTGAAAG ctcgaaactttaatattaagaatGCCGAAAGCATGCTCCGAAAA CATATCTCATTCAGAAAGGAATATGGAATAGATACAATATTAGAAGACTATAAGCCTCCAGAg GTTCTTGTAAAATATACACCATCTAATTTTTTTGGGTTTGATAAAGATGGATCTCCAGTTCGTTATGTAACAATCGCTGCAGCAGATATTAAAG GTTTTCTGAACTCAGTGAAAAAAGcggatattataaaatataacgtGCATCTGATTGAACAAGACATGTTGATGTGTAAACAGCAAAGTGAAAAG CTTGGAAAATTAGTCACTACTGTGGTTTACATAGATGATTTCAAAGATTTGACATTTGCAAAAGCAACTAACAAAgacg CTATCGATTTAATGAAGCTTGGAGCCACCATATATCAAGATAATTATCCCGAAcgtataaaatctatttattgtattaatt CTTCTATATATTTTACCATGATATTTTCAATTGTCAAAATGGTAGTCGCACCAGCAGTGATTGAAAAAATACACGTCCACGGAACAG AAGGGTGGAAAGAAGCTTTACTTGGAGTGATAGATGGGAAAGAACTTCCAGCTTTTCTTGGGGGTGAGAGAACCGATCCAGATGGGGATCCTCTATGCAAAACTGTg atatGTCATGGAGGTGATGTTCCGGAAcactattatcttaaaaaatcgaagaaaacgCTTTATTTAGAGCCAGGAGTGAAAAAGTTACACGTCACAAGGTTTTCCAGTGCCAACATTACGTTCGAGATTACAGTGCCCGATTCCACACTAGAATGGGATTTCGAAACAAAAAGTAGAGACATAGGATTTGCCCTTTACTACAAAGATAAAAGATGGAATAGCGAAAAACTTGTCGAGCTGGTTCCTAAGCAAAGAATAGACACTGGATTCGAACCGGAATCCGGTGTGTACCGCTGTGAGAAAGCGGGCACTT
- the LOC107445081 gene encoding SEC14-like protein 2 isoform X1: MTWLEQLSTEEQNAIEELKRRTIHDLTPKLLEDPSLFYRFLKARNFNIKNAESMLRKHISFRKEYGIDTILEDYEPPEVLVKYTPSNFFGFDKDGSPVRYVTIAAADIKGFLNSVKKADIIKYNVHLIEQDMLMCKQQSEKLGKLVTTVVYIDDFKDLTFAKATNKDAIDLMKLGATIYQDNYPERIKSIYCINSSIYFTMIFSIVKMVVAPAVIEKIHVHGTEGWKEALLGVIDGKELPAFLGGERTDPDGDPLCKTVICHGGDVPEHYYLKKSKKTLYLEPGVKKLHVTRFSSANITFEITVPDSTLEWDFETKSRDIGFALYYKDKRWNSEKLVELVPKQRIDTGFEPESGVYRCEKAGTYIMMFDNSYSWIYPKEIYYRATVLPPDKDSSQLHSS, from the exons ATGACTTGGCTGGAACAACTTAGTACTGAAGAACAAAATGCCATCGAAgag ttgaaaagaCGGACTATTCATGATTTGACACCCAAATTATTAGAAGATCCAAGCTTGTTTTATCGCTTTTTGAAAG ctcgaaactttaatattaagaatGCCGAAAGCATGCTCCGAAAA CATATCTCATTCAGAAAGGAATATGGAATAGATACAATATTAGAAGACTATGAGCCTCCAgag GTTCTTGTAAAATATACACCATCTAATTTTTTTGGGTTTGATAAAGATGGATCTCCAGTTCGTTATGTAACAATCGCTGCAGCAGATATTAAAG GTTTTCTGAACTCAGTGAAAAAAGcggatattataaaatataacgtGCATCTGATTGAACAAGACATGTTGATGTGTAAACAGCAAAGTGAAAAG CTTGGAAAATTAGTCACTACTGTGGTTTACATAGATGATTTCAAAGATTTGACATTTGCAAAAGCAACTAACAAAgacg CTATCGATTTAATGAAGCTTGGAGCCACCATATATCAAGATAATTATCCCGAAcgtataaaatctatttattgtattaatt CTTCTATATATTTTACCATGATATTTTCAATTGTCAAAATGGTAGTCGCACCAGCAGTGATTGAAAAAATACACGTCCACGGAACAG AAGGGTGGAAAGAAGCTTTACTTGGAGTGATAGATGGGAAAGAACTTCCAGCTTTTCTTGGGGGTGAGAGAACCGATCCAGATGGGGATCCTCTATGCAAAACTGTg atatGTCATGGAGGTGATGTTCCGGAAcactattatcttaaaaaatcgaagaaaacgCTTTATTTAGAGCCAGGAGTGAAAAAGTTACACGTCACAAGGTTTTCCAGTGCCAACATTACGTTCGAGATTACAGTGCCCGATTCCACACTAGAATGGGATTTCGAAACAAAAAGTAGAGACATAGGATTTGCCCTTTACTACAAAGATAAAAGATGGAATAGCGAAAAACTTGTCGAGCTGGTTCCTAAGCAAAGAATAGACACTGGATTCGAACCGGAATCCGGTGTGTACCGCTGTGAGAAAGCGGGCACTT
- the LOC107445081 gene encoding SEC14-like protein 2 isoform X4 — translation MTWLEQLSTEEQNAIEELKRRTIHDLTPKLLEDPSLFYRFLKARNFNIKNAESMLRKHISFRKEYGIDTILEDYKPPEVLVKYTPSNFFGFDKDGSPVRYVTIAAADIKGFLNSVKKADIIKYNVHLIEQDMLMCKQQSEKLGKLVTTVVYIDDFKDLTFAKATNKDAIDLMKLGATIYQDNYPERIKSIYCINSSIYFTMIFSIVKMVVAPAVIEKIHVHGTEGWKEALLGVIDAKELPAFLGGERTDPDGDPLCKTVICHGGDVPEHYYLKKSKKTLYLEPGVKKLHVTRFSSANITFEITVPDSTLEWDFETKSRDIGFALYYKDKRWNSEKLVELVPKQRIDTGFEPESGVYRCEKAGTYIMMFDNSYSWIYPKEIYYRATVLPPDKDSSQLHSS, via the exons ATGACTTGGCTGGAACAACTTAGTACTGAAGAACAAAATGCCATCGAAgag ttgaaaagaCGGACTATTCATGATTTGACACCCAAATTATTAGAAGATCCAAGCTTGTTTTATCGCTTTTTGAAAG ctcgaaactttaatattaagaatGCCGAAAGCATGCTCCGAAAA CATATCTCATTCAGAAAGGAATATGGAATAGATACAATATTAGAAGACTATAAGCCTCCAGAg GTTCTTGTAAAATATACACCATCTAATTTTTTTGGGTTTGATAAAGATGGATCTCCAGTTCGTTATGTAACAATCGCTGCAGCAGATATTAAAG GTTTTCTGAACTCAGTGAAAAAAGcggatattataaaatataacgtGCATCTGATTGAACAAGACATGTTGATGTGTAAACAGCAAAGTGAAAAG CTTGGAAAATTAGTCACTACTGTGGTTTACATAGATGATTTCAAAGATTTGACATTTGCAAAAGCAACTAACAAAgacg CTATCGATTTAATGAAGCTTGGAGCCACCATATATCAAGATAATTATCCCGAAcgtataaaatctatttattgtattaatt CTTCTATATATTTTACCATGATATTTTCAATTGTCAAAATGGTAGTCGCACCAGCAGTGATTGAAAAAATACACGTCCACGGAACAG aggGGTGGAAAGAAGCTTTACTTGGAGTGATAGATGCGAAAGAACTTCCCGCTTTTCTTGGGGGAGAGAGAACCGATCCAGATGGGGATCCTTTATGCAAAACTGTG atatGTCATGGAGGTGATGTTCCGGAAcactattatcttaaaaaatcgaagaaaacgCTTTATTTAGAGCCAGGAGTGAAAAAGTTACACGTCACAAGGTTTTCCAGTGCCAACATTACGTTCGAGATTACAGTGCCCGATTCCACACTAGAATGGGATTTCGAAACAAAAAGTAGAGACATAGGATTTGCCCTTTACTACAAAGATAAAAGATGGAATAGCGAAAAACTTGTCGAGCTGGTTCCTAAGCAAAGAATAGACACTGGATTCGAACCGGAATCCGGTGTGTACCGCTGTGAGAAAGCGGGCACTT
- the LOC107445081 gene encoding SEC14-like protein 2 isoform X3 — protein MTWLEQLSTEEQNAIEELKRRTIHDLTPKLLEDPSLFYRFLKARNFNIKNAESMLRKHISFRKEYGIDTILEDYEPPEVLVKYTPSNFFGFDKDGSPVRYVTIAAADIKGFLNSVKKADIIKYNVHLIEQDMLMCKQQSEKLGKLVTTVVYIDDFKDLTFAKATNKDAIDLMKLGATIYQDNYPERIKSIYCINSSIYFTMIFSIVKMVVAPAVIEKIHVHGTEGWKEALLGVIDAKELPAFLGGERTDPDGDPLCKTVICHGGDVPEHYYLKKSKKTLYLEPGVKKLHVTRFSSANITFEITVPDSTLEWDFETKSRDIGFALYYKDKRWNSEKLVELVPKQRIDTGFEPESGVYRCEKAGTYIMMFDNSYSWIYPKEIYYRATVLPPDKDSSQLHSS, from the exons ATGACTTGGCTGGAACAACTTAGTACTGAAGAACAAAATGCCATCGAAgag ttgaaaagaCGGACTATTCATGATTTGACACCCAAATTATTAGAAGATCCAAGCTTGTTTTATCGCTTTTTGAAAG ctcgaaactttaatattaagaatGCCGAAAGCATGCTCCGAAAA CATATCTCATTCAGAAAGGAATATGGAATAGATACAATATTAGAAGACTATGAGCCTCCAgag GTTCTTGTAAAATATACACCATCTAATTTTTTTGGGTTTGATAAAGATGGATCTCCAGTTCGTTATGTAACAATCGCTGCAGCAGATATTAAAG GTTTTCTGAACTCAGTGAAAAAAGcggatattataaaatataacgtGCATCTGATTGAACAAGACATGTTGATGTGTAAACAGCAAAGTGAAAAG CTTGGAAAATTAGTCACTACTGTGGTTTACATAGATGATTTCAAAGATTTGACATTTGCAAAAGCAACTAACAAAgacg CTATCGATTTAATGAAGCTTGGAGCCACCATATATCAAGATAATTATCCCGAAcgtataaaatctatttattgtattaatt CTTCTATATATTTTACCATGATATTTTCAATTGTCAAAATGGTAGTCGCACCAGCAGTGATTGAAAAAATACACGTCCACGGAACAG aggGGTGGAAAGAAGCTTTACTTGGAGTGATAGATGCGAAAGAACTTCCCGCTTTTCTTGGGGGAGAGAGAACCGATCCAGATGGGGATCCTTTATGCAAAACTGTG atatGTCATGGAGGTGATGTTCCGGAAcactattatcttaaaaaatcgaagaaaacgCTTTATTTAGAGCCAGGAGTGAAAAAGTTACACGTCACAAGGTTTTCCAGTGCCAACATTACGTTCGAGATTACAGTGCCCGATTCCACACTAGAATGGGATTTCGAAACAAAAAGTAGAGACATAGGATTTGCCCTTTACTACAAAGATAAAAGATGGAATAGCGAAAAACTTGTCGAGCTGGTTCCTAAGCAAAGAATAGACACTGGATTCGAACCGGAATCCGGTGTGTACCGCTGTGAGAAAGCGGGCACTT